The genomic window TATCTTTTCATCAAGTTCTGCTCTGGTCGGCAGTTTCCTTAGAGAGAGGTGATTTTCAAAATACCGTCAACGCATTGTCATTAATAGCCGTGCATTTTGCTGACTGACGTGCTTCTTGTGGTCAGAGAATCTCCTTCGCGTGGCCCATCTTCTGTTGACCTACATGCTGCCAGACGGGTCTTCACCCAATTGCAGGGCAGTCGCTGGATGGTACAGCTCGCCAGACTCTGTGTCTGGAATTCTTTAGCTCTTTGGATAATTTGAATAAAAATCAATTTGTATTCTCAATAAATCACCCTTGATGTCCGACGAGCACTAAACATATTTCCCAATGGGGAAAAATATCTCCTGTTCATACAGGAGGCTGCTGTGAACTTGGTCTCCGACCTTTGTCTGCATTCAATGCACATGAGATCAGTGGAGATCTTCCTCATATTGcctgaatgtcagctgttccAGAATGACCACAACATCATTGCCTTTATCCAGCCACTGGCACGATCCATCATAAATTTACCTGAATCGTCAATCAAACGGCTGAGTACGTAAGCATTAGACAGAAATATCTAAGGCTACATGATGCATATGTACACCTGCCGTGAAACGCTAATACATTGTTGAATCTCAGAGCCTATTTTCCTCCTCAGGAATCCTGTGGTCCGATTTGGAGCTGGAGTCATTCAAGAAACACCTTGGCATGTGGAGACATGCCCTGTCCTTTCTGCTGAAGACTAACCTGCTTTATGCATATAATACAATTGTGAAAGACTTACTTCAGATTCTGAAGGAAATGTACAAAGTTAGTGCTCACTTATTATTGGGATGCGGGagcaaaatgattatgattgaaCAATGAGGTTTCTGCTGCCTTGTTAGCTCCTGTCATAGACAATATAAAGCAGAATTCTTATAACCACATTACAGTGTTGGGTTATGTGGTGAGAGCGGGTTAGTGGATAGATCGcttgcctcacatctccaggggATGGGGGTTTaaacccccccttcccccctacTCTGTATgcatggagtttgcgtgttcttctTGTATTATGTGAGCCTCCCTCTGGTTTCCTTGGGTAGTCCAAAGACACACAGTTAGATGATGAGAGAGGATTTCCCATAGTGTGTAGATATGCTGTCTTGTCACCTATGCTGCCTATAGGATAAGCTCCAATAATCCTCTACTGGATAAAGATTTGGAAGAAGTCCgcattgttgcagagtgcgaaTTGCATTAAGCTAACTTCAAATTCATCTCTTTCAATTTCacaggtaaataaaaacagaaaagcatCTCAGACTGTTCCTGCTAGTGAATTCCATTTACTGGACCTGAACCCCCCTGTTTTGATCGAGGACTTGCAGTTGTGGTGTCTTTTGAAGAACCAGGAGGTAAGACAGTGCATGAAAGTGCAGGGatcttcaaatctggccctggattccaaatccaggccttgttttcagttctcccaggtagttagtttagccattactgattctgattggctacaGACTGTGGTGTGTAATACTCCCATAAAAAGGGCAGCTTAGGGACGCTCTTGGGAGTTTCACttacacagaaatgttctgagggcagaactaaaaaatgattggttcagaaagatCAGATCGTGGAGGAGCTGGCTCAAGGAAACGGGGCCAaggcatctgattggttgaacccacctcctctgcaatctgaacaCTTctatgtaagtaaaactcccatgagccttaGGGACATGAATGAATGCTGGGAAGAAAGCAATCTGAGGCCACAATCGAGCGTATTTAACAGCAAGCTGTGAGCCAGCGGCTCTACCTGCTTAGCTACCATAACGTGGTGGATTAAAAACCAAGAATTAACTTGCAGTGTCCTTCTCACTTTGGCTTAAACTGTGAATTTATTTCCACTGCTAATCAGGAGACCCCGGAGACTCCAGCCATTTTCTGCCGCTTTCCATTCGTTCTGGACCTGCAGAGAAAGACCTTTCTCTTCCAATATACTGCAGCCGCGATTAAGGTGAGTCAGTTCATATAGCTTATGATTCTATATACAGAGACATTGAACACAACTGAGCTTAAATGAAGTCTCATACCAAATGATCCTTATTGTTCCTTATACGGATCATGTCAGTTATAATTCGTTTTGGTATCGAGGAGGTTATCATCACATGAATGTCATTGTCCATTCTCAGAATGGACACCGAACATTAGTTACTGGTAAAATGCACAATTTGGGGTCAGTGTGAGGCTCTACGGGTTAAAACTCAGCCTGTAATCAGACAGTTGCTGGTTTAGGTCCCATGGTCGGAGGAGTGATGTTGGACCCTGGAGCTGAAAGCCCCCTGAGATGCTACACACTGGCTGACCCCAGAACTTGTCCTTCCTTGCatgtacactatatggacaaaagtactgggatacATCGCTTAattattgaattcaggtgtttcgcTCAGACCTTTTGCctcaggtatataaaatcagttacctagccatgcagtcaggtttgcaAACATTTCTGAAAAAACAGGTTCTTTTGAAGAGTTCAGGGAATTCAAGCATgatgctgtcataggatgccacctttgcaataagtcagtttgtgaaattttttCCCTGGTAGAtgttccacggtcaactgtaagtggtattattgcaaagtggaaccagttaggaacaacagaaactcagacatgAAGTAATTGATAAACCAAGTAAAGTAACACAGCCGGGGCGGGGAGTCCTGAGGTGCAGAGTGCGTGAGAGTCGCCATTGTTCTATTGACTCGTTCGTCCTCTGGTATCGACCCCATCACAAAAAACAGACTGAGCACACTGTCACTGgattctggagcagtggaaatgtaTTTTGTAGACTGAAACATTATGTTTCTATGATTGTCAGTCTGATGgtcgagtctgggtttggcagatgccaggagaatgttgcctgcctgactgcactgtgccaactgtaaagttttatggaggagggataatggtatgaggATGttcttcaggggttgggctttgCCCCTTAATTCCAGTGAAGGAATCTCttaacattttggacaattcaatGCTTCCAACTCTGTGGGACCAGTACGAGGACGTCCCTTTTCCgtcccagcatgactgtgccccaatgcacaaagcaaggtccgtaAAGACATggctgggtgagtttggtgtggaagagctTGACTGATCCGGATAGAGTCCTGACGTCAATCCCATGAAACACCCTTGAGATGAACTAGAaaggagattgtgagccaggccttcatgtccaacatcaatGCCTGACTTCACAGATGCTCTTCAGGATGACCGGGCAAAACTTcctacagacacactccaaaatgtaGTGGAAaggcttcccagaagagttgcagctgtactgtagctgcagtggggggtggggagtctACTCCATAttcatgcctatggatttagaatgggatgtcataaaagttcctgtagatgTGATGGTGaattgtcccaatacttttatcCATATAGTGAATATTGTATCCCATGGAGAGCTACATGGAATATGCAGAACCTACCCAATTTGCCCACACGCATGAATCATGTGTCTGTATTCTCTAACCCGCCCCAGCATTTCCTGAGGAACCAGATGTGGCCCAATTTGACGCCACCACTGTATCTCCCGCTCCGCCGCTTCGCACTCGTCGAGGACACATTCCAGAAACTCGGCACCATCGACCACGAGAACTTCAAGAAGGATCTTGCGGTAAAAAAATAGATAGGCTTAAAAAAAGCAGCATCACGTATGAAATGAAGTAAGAACTATCATGTTTTTATTACTTATGTACTTTCCCCTTTTTTTATGCTAGGTCAAGTTTGTGGAGAAGGAAGATTCAGAGCTGACACTTCTGGACCGAAAGGACTTCTTCCTTCATATCTTCAAGGAGCTGTGTTTGCCGGAGTCTGGAATGTTCCGGACCAATGATTCAGAAACGTTGCTGTGGTTCCCTGTGAAGGTGAGGCTTTGCGCATTCTAGGAGATATCATATTTACATGGTGCATAGATTTGTAGGAATCCATCTTGTCTACTGGTCAGGATCTCCACAAGGGGTGCTGGAGTctattccaggcagcacaggtcaCAGGGGAGGGCAGTCCATCAGAAGGCCAATGCACAAATACCACAGGTGGTTTTGGAGACACCAAAATTCACTTAACTTCTTATTTGTTGATTTCTGGAAGAAATTAAATTCCCAGCGGAAACCAGTGCAGTGTAGGGGgatcatgcaaacttcacacgttTTGTGTAGGTGTGGCTTTTGAACACTCAGCTCTTTTGGTGTAAAGCACAACTCCATCCACTAGGGGTCTCACCGAACTGTAGATTTTGATCCACGGTTTGGTGCAATTTTGGTACTGCAGGTTTGAAATTTGTTATTAAATATGCAAACACAAACGGAACAGCTGTAAAGCAAAGGGAAGGCGACTGTGAACGTGTCTGAATGACAAAATCTAACAGATGCTTACTTGCTTATTGTAAACATAAATATATGAAATtatcaaaaaatataacattgtaACAATCATAATGAACTGAATCTCATCTAAATCCAGTGTTCTGTACTGTCGacatctacttgtgaatttaggttctGCCCGTGTCAATAAATGTAAtagttcatttcattttgtgtactGTAACGAAAATGATGTATCGAATGGCACACGATGAAAAAGTGTACCGTTAAAACCCAACTACCTACTGGTGCAAGTCATCCATACATGGAAATCTAAACTATAATTCTCATTGTTACAATTCATTGATAATATTGAACTTTAGGAAATATTGAAAGGACAATTCTAATGCAAATAAATTGCAAAACATGTAAGACCATCCTGTTTCTCTTGACCAACAGCCCACGCAACCAATGAAAAGGTACTTCCTGTTTGGGGTCTTGTGTGGACTAGCTGTACACAACAACAACACTGTGTACCTACCATTTCCACAAGCTCTTTTTAAGAAGCTGTTAAATGCAAAACCCACATTGGAGGACCTGAGAGAACTCAGCCTTGAAATCGCGAGGTGAGTCGTGTTGGTTTGTGTGTTGGAACAGGTCCATAACATTATTAAACAGTCTCGAGTGGTTGTCTTTCAGATGAATGATACGTCATTGCATTGTTTTGAAGGAATTTGTGATTCTCTTTGTAGTACTTTGAAGAACATCTTAGAGGACAGAGATGATGTCGGAGCAATGGACCTGCCCTACTCAGTACGTGCTAAGCTAATACAAACAGCTAATTGAATAACATTTGATTCCCGTTGGGTCAACTTTGCACATACAGCTACACACTGTACTTCTTCATAGCATTATTGATAGAGCTTCAGTTGTCTTTTTTACCAGGCGAGCTGGGATGGTGTAACCGTGGAACTGGATCCCACTGACAAAGAAAAATCTATCACCAATGCCAACAAGTAAACCTTTATTTATTTCCCATGTATAATGAGCTATTTTTTCTTTCGAAGTCAGAGCTAGCATTGAAATATCTAATTTGTAGTCGTTACCCTACACAATGTATGCCTGCTTCCACATTTATGAATGTAGATTAATTTtctgtgctttttttccccccacagatATAATTTTGTCAGGGACTATGTTGATTACATCTTCAACAAATCAGTGGAGACGATCTTTGGGGAGGTCAAGAGAGGCTTCTTCACGGTTTGTGACGTGGACTTGGTGGAGCTCTTCCAGCCTCGCGAACTGATGGAGCTGATGGTGGGGAACGAGGAGTATGACTGGGAGAAATTCAGACAGGTTGATAAACCACATCGCCCGTAAACACGCTGCCTATAATAACAGGCGGAAAGGGTTTGAGGGGATTCGCAATGAGACCATTTCATGATTTAACCATTTATATTCTCTCCAGAACTCAGTGTATGAGGGAGCGTACGAGTTAAACCACCCctacataaaaatgttctgGGAGGTGTTTGAGGAGCTGTCAGAAGATGAGAAAAAGACCTTCTTCTGTAagttcattggggggggggggggttaatggaTCATATTGGAAAGTTAGAGATTATTTGCTGAGACTGTGAATTGCTCTACTATGTAAAAAGGTAAAAGTAGtgatgggtagttcaggtccagaaagtaaaaatccagaccaagattttgtttcaaccaactagttgagtactctgtgactgattCTTTATAggtaactggttggttgaaacaaaatcttggtctggatttttgctcTCTGGACCGGAACGATCTATCTCTGGGTAAAAGTAGCATGCAAATGAAAACATTATGCATTTCattatttcattcagttgagtTATGTTGACCTCATCTGAAGCAGTGACACGGGCTCTTCTGTTATTTCAGTATTTCTGAGGGGATCTGAGCGAGTGCCAATCCTGGGGATGGCGCAGGTACAAATGAGGGTTCAGTGCCGCCCTGAGTGGACTGAGGACCACTCCCCAGAGGCCCTTACATGCCACGACCTTCTGTTTCTGCCCATCTATCCTACAAAGGAGATGCTGAAGACCAAGCTCATTCATGCCATCAGGCACGACAAGGACTACTGGAAGGACGAGTTGGCAGCTCGGACTTAATTCATTCACTTTCCAAGCACATCGTTTTCCCCAGGATTTGCTccttagatcagtgtttctcaacccggtcctcgggggcccccagcggtccatgtttttactccctcccagctctctgccagacagtccaaaaTGTTGATccctctgggagggagcaaaaacacgaaCTGTCTGGTAGTTCCCAAGAACCGGTTGGAGAAACATtgcattacatctatttatttACTTGAGGCACTAATTCACAGGGACTTTCAGTTATTCAAATGTATCACATTAGCTGCATATATAAAAATCAACACGGAATCACATCACAATAAAACAAACCTAATAGATATGCGTTTGTCTAATTCCAAAGTAGTATAGATATATATACAATACAGTAATGTTAATTACTTGTATCAGAACCAGAAATATTACacaataatttaatttaatttgttgTTTATTTAGTTTGTTCATACTGAAGAATACCTTCTAAAAAGGTAGACGTTTATTCAAATGGGTGTGTCTGTAGATGTTCTATAGTAACAAAGTATTAATCTGCAATTATAATGGTTAATAAATATTGATTATGTAACCCTGATTTCTCGATAAATGGGTAGTGCGTGCCAGTCTCTCTCGGGCTGTGGGTAATAAGCGGGCTACAGTTCCTTTTGTAATCGTTCTTTAATAATCACCACTCGGCAACACAGTACTTACAACTTTTCCAGCCGCGCTCCAACCTCCCTTCCCGCGCTTCAttctaaactgtccccctgtgtACCAGGGCAAATAGGAACTAATCATACAATTAACTAAGGGAACATACTGAACGTTAATGCAACACATGtaaatataactgaaataatacagtactgtaactgataataaataagatgaaataataattaaatctgatcattcaacacaacattgtaatgtaaataaatatatattaacatTGATAAAATTACTGCAAAGCATAATAATCATATACAACATAAATAAGTGACATACACTTAATTAAAATAatccaaaaaatatataatgtgcacagcaactatggttacaattatatagtattttattaataaattaatttcaATTAGCAGTTGTGGTGTGGATGACTGATCAGGTTTTGTTTCGGTTGTATTACCTGTGACGTTGctaaagattttgggccccattagagcatatcatattgggccccccagtccagaccatCCAATTATTTTGCAAATTTTTTAGGACCCCTGTCACTCCGGGCCCTTTGGAATCCTCCTACCTTTCCCTTTCCTTACGGCGCCCCTGATCTGTGATACGGAATGGGAACGAGTATCCGTGTTATTACGGTGGTGGAGAATTAGGGGGTTTGGTCCATAATTAAGCACGCCGAGTGTGCATCACTCTGTAATTTATCACAACACAgccctgtaaagcgctttgggaCAACTTTGTTGccaaaggcgctatataaaaaaacaGATGAATTAAATCGAGCTGATGTTTACTGCGATCACACGTTGCTTCGTCTCCCGAGTCCGCAAGTGCCCCCCAGCGTAGAAGATATAACATGGCGTCAGACCTGATATTGCCGGTTACTGCTATCCGGTTTCAGCAGCATGAAAATTAGAAAGAAAAGCTTGATTAGGCACTTAACAGAAATGAACTTAGCTGTAAAAGGATTAGTCTGTTTTTAATGTCTTCCACAGGCAAACATGCTGCAGGATGTAGAAATCCTTACATTCGCATGTCCAATTAGTGCTTTCAGTGATTCGTAACTAACTATATAGATACAATCAAGCAGAGCTTATATACATTCTTGTTCAGTCTCTATTTTTTATCGTTTATTTGTCGGAGCTGGGCTAGGAGAGGTAACTAAGTTTTATGTCAATTAAAAGCTTTAAAGTTACAAGATACATTTTAATATGGGATGAAAAATTccaaataataatcataataatttaaACCATATttcccctgcgatgggttggtacctccatcctgggttgttccctgccttggtgCCTCCGGACCACCGCTACCTTGAATAGgagaagcggttacagaaaacggATGAATGGACAATTCTCTCTTGCAACCGGGAACCActacatgctccccaacctgaactGACCTGATACTTTTCCAAAATTCCCAATAAAAATAGCTGTTGTTTATGATAATGGTGGTTGTCCTTATGCTGAGTGATAATAATGACGGTGGTTATTATGATGATTATGGTGATAATGACAATGACGGTGATGATGATGCGGATAATGAACGGCAGTCCCCCCCCGCTCCTCCCCCTTCCCGGCCCCGCGCGCACCTCTGCCGGATACCTGTGACGGACATGTCACGTGACCAGTGACGCGCGCCGATAATCTGCATCGCTACTTCCTTGTTATCGTCGAGCTTGACCAGCGATCCGGGAGTCCAAATGCACAGGTACGGACTATAGGATTTCGCTGCCggttttaatgctttatttatccTATCCTCGGGCCATAGCTGGTTACGGATTGATGTGGCTTTTGGCCTCTCTCTGGGGAAACTGGCCCGGAGCGAGGGGGGACCGCGACGCCCGAGAAGCTTTGGGCTGCCCGGAGATGGATCTGCCTGGGTGTTATCGCCGTGTTAGAGACGGTCGCCTTCTTGCGTTCAGCCAGTTCCCTGTCGGCTTGGCTGTACTCCCGTGGGTCTCTTTTGGTCAATGCAGACTAAGTGGCTCCCGCCCCTCTTCCACTGGAGGAGCGAGTCTGCCGGTGGCGAGTCCGTCTCCCAGGTCCTGGGTAACGGCGTTAGCTTGTTAGCCAGAGCCGCGAAACGGGCACCCCCGGTTAGCCCGTCGCATCGGCCCGGCCGCCGACAGTCCAGTTTAGTTTACTTTAGTGTACTTTGGTTAACTTACTGCTGTAAAATGGCACCGTTAGCCGGCTGGTTAGTCTTCCTGTCCGTGTCTCCGCTTAACGCCCCTGTTATCTTGGAGGGTAGCCGGATACCTACCTTGGGAAATGCCTTAATATTTCCTAAAAGACTAAACTAAAGAGACTAATTACCTCATGAATAACTAACTGGGAGATTGTGCTTTATTTAGCCGGGAGTCCTATTTGTGTGCTGATCTGGTTGTCATTACCTTCTTTCGTGTCTACTTGCATGCATAATTTTTAATTCGTCGGTTTACAATCCCTGAACGTATCTGAAAATGTGCAAGGATGCTCTGTAAAACAGACTCGTTGTGCTTTGAAACGTCGGGCAGACGGTGTTTTTGATTTACTAAAATACAGAGTTTTATACGAAGCTGACTTGTGTTTCGTATCAGTATTTTTAACTGTCCTTCTGTCCGTATTTATTAATGTAGTGAGAACTTCGAGTACCCCCATATACCCGTGATAAATGCTGTTCAGCCTTGGTTATCTCCTCTGGAGGAACTGTTATTTTCAGATGTGGTTTATGTACAGAAACAGAAAAGAATGGCATCAGATCCAAGGTCGTCATCGCGAAAACCAACAGTGAAAATCAGCTGATTTAAAGACGCCAGTTGGTGAAAGAATGAAACTGGAAgtataatgtaatataaccTACAGTGCGAATGACGAACTAGAGTTGTGGAAGGAAACAAACTTTTCATTTTCGTTTTGTCACTGCCTGAATAGTGGCGTTTTAAAAGTGGATTTCATCTCTCTTGCTAAACAGCCCTGAAGATGCTGATGTCCTGCCCAAGGGCTGCAGTGTGGCGAAAGTTATCGGCTGGAAATGAGCAGCGATCAATTTTGGATCATTTTGAATATGATCCGATTTACCACAAAAATCAGCTTATTTTTAAAGGCAGCTAACCAGACTGAGGTTATTTAGTTTGTATAttggtgtgtctgtctatccatccatccatctatctgtctTTACACagttgtttatctgtgtgattctCACCACGGTTTCTGCACCGCGTAATCGACGGGCACATTATAGATAGTGAAAGGCATTAGGCCCTACATCAATTTTGTGAAACAAACATTTGTCGttaaattgcaaaaaaatacgATTCCCAGACAAGCAAAATGTTTtccgtattttttttttttttttttttagcaatttcacctatatacatttttattaggCATATCGTATGTGGAATATTATCATTCTGATCCATCGATTTTAACGGGAATAAGAATCAACTTAACATTACCCCTTTTTCAGTTGCTTCCGAGTGATAGGAGAGAGAAACGATCCGGAAGGTCAGCCTTACAGACCGGAGTTTTTTCCGTTTTTGTAGGAGATCCAGGGGCGTAGATTTGCGTAGGGACCAGTGTTGTGCGTCTACCGTTTGTGTTTAGAGGGGCGGGGGGTGTGGGGTTTGACTCCTATGGTTCATGGTATATCTATCCTATGGTATATCTTGATGGTTGAAGCCAGATTTGCAAATGATGGAGTCCTTTGCTAAAAGAGAAGCGTTCTATTCTTCCCATGCCTCTGTGATGTTTGATGTATTTAGTAACCATGTCTAACCAATTTTAAAtctaatgaaattttcagtgctGTTGTAACCCTGATCAGCTCAAAGGTCCTTCTGCGGTGGCCCTGATGTCAGTCTGGTTTGCTGTGGAGTTGAGCACAGCTTGCGACTTCGTGGCTTAAACTCTAATTAGCACATGCCAGTCTTCTCTGCTCTATCTAGACCCTCGCCTGCTGCGGTAGTCTGACAGACATCTCTGCCAGAAAAACGTTGCACTGTTACGTTAGGCTTATTTAAACGCTTGGTGAAGATGGCCTTCTGGGACTGCAGGAAAGTGAACAAATATATGGTTTTCGTGATGTAGACTTTTTATATTTGAGTGTCGTTGCTGTGTTAGGAGAAAATTCAGCAATCAGGAGGAGGACTtcagaaaaaaattattgtatgttGGGATGTTGTATGTTGTGCAATAAAGGCTGTTCTATTCTAAAATGGATATTGGTAGTTTGATACTGAAGTAAGTGTGATCTGAAGCTTGGAGTGTTTTACCGCCAGCCATGCGGGGGTTGACTCTTGGCCGCATACTTATCTCAGTACTGGAGCTCGGAGCTGCCGTGTGGTGACCTGCGATCAGCCGGGGAGTGTCTTGAGCTGTGGGTTAATCAGTggggctttttttttaaaaaaaaaatattataaatgtGGTGTGGTTTTGTGCTCAATTATTTGTGGAGGGGGGCCGCTAATCACGTGCCAGTGCGCAGTCAGCAGGCCTGCTGTCAGATGCCCAGTGCTGGCTGCCCCACAGCGGCAACTCTCGCCCAGAGCTGTGGCTGAAGTTAATGATTAACCTCGAGGGGAGCGGCAGTGACCCCTCAGCCTGCCTTCACAGCATTCTGCTAAGTGGCTTGTTGAGTTTCAGAACCAGAAGAGAAACTTTAGTATTAGGTGTTTTTATGCCCCCCACAAATCTCCTTGCAGTTTTTATTTTCTCCTTCTATGTAGTTATGAGTCATCTGATATAGCTGtaattcctccctccctccctcctttagGCCTACTGTCTGCCCTAAAGAGAGTGGACCAGGCGTCCAAGCTTAAGGCCTCCCCAGCCCTGAGCGACCATGCTGTGCTGGGGCAGCACGGTGGCGGGC from Brienomyrus brachyistius isolate T26 unplaced genomic scaffold, BBRACH_0.4 scaffold47, whole genome shotgun sequence includes these protein-coding regions:
- the LOC125723354 gene encoding probable E3 ubiquitin-protein ligase HERC6 yields the protein MYSWGDGSRGHLGLRLQGAGTVVAVPQELADFPEQVTQVAAGESHTLILSNSGKVWTCGRNSSGQLGRRRGTNNVPVALDRPESAVGVACGQEHCLALCKSGEVLAWGRGSEGQLGTGRFDKQLKPRIIRLTVSPSMPTPVIQVACGKYHSLVLTKEGEMFSWGRNGYGQLGLGRAISTQAVPSRVLSLIGVPVIQVCAGGEYSFAISLSGEIYCCGANNVGQLGLNRVDENGRFTVCAVPALRALSVCDVSCGEAHSVVLTKDGDVFTFGEGTHGQLGHNSTNNELRPRKVEGLEGGAKQIACGSHHTLVLMASGHLLAFGNGPAGQLGTGRTENQLQPTPVEQTWRSTGASADTDMKIAAGWNASFIYSAPPEEPVKHICEKLQRWFPLTPESTDPGHVERDPALIFSSSSALVGSFLRERESPSRGPSSVDLHAARRVFTQLQGSRWMEAAVNLVSDLCLHSMHMRSVEIFLILPECQLFQNDHNIIAFIQPLARSIINLPESSIKRLRILWSDLELESFKKHLGMWRHALSFLLKTNLLYAYNTIVKDLLQILKEMYKVNKNRKASQTVPASEFHLLDLNPPVLIEDLQLWCLLKNQEETPETPAIFCRFPFVLDLQRKTFLFQYTAAAIKHFLRNQMWPNLTPPLYLPLRRFALVEDTFQKLGTIDHENFKKDLAVKFVEKEDSELTLLDRKDFFLHIFKELCLPESGMFRTNDSETLLWFPVKPTQPMKRYFLFGVLCGLAVHNNNTVYLPFPQALFKKLLNAKPTLEDLRELSLEIASTLKNILEDRDDVGAMDLPYSASWDGVTVELDPTDKEKSITNANKYNFVRDYVDYIFNKSVETIFGEVKRGFFTVCDVDLVELFQPRELMELMVGNEEYDWEKFRQNSVYEGAYELNHPYIKMFWEVFEELSEDEKKTFFLFLRGSERVPILGMAQVQMRVQCRPEWTEDHSPEALTCHDLLFLPIYPTKEMLKTKLIHAIRHDKDYWKDELAART